A part of Nocardioides sp. WS12 genomic DNA contains:
- a CDS encoding PASTA domain-containing protein, whose protein sequence is MTDPIDEGVARRLLANAAATVEVVEHAPLTLTGMPDPDALHRRRWVSPVAAAAVLVLVVGLTAWALGRQAGMSPDPAPRPTGDPVETEHAFEAGQMPSYLGFDRADAVADLEARGVEVDVVERPTDCSLRDVVAGTSPGPGAPLPTEKWDSVTVWVTAPARTEGCYDSWLDAWKLLRFARGLGPAPEFTDQVRLAFWGPGQSNRSVTVDAADLTDPKAAAWTVCDGATCHAVPALLRDLATRTWTRGGQAVSPELLVVDEECPGTHSSFILTIAAGRPACPGLSVFWTYDGEGRINVISMSLEGAPAASPPPIEPPTAGRAQSAREFLAWARGKDDVPRFADRVRNFLAGFTSPWNDRPEERFGWAGCSGLGYPDCGIDPLGALFQEKRDIVVAAGPATCSWRRDTTPASLPKRFAQAGDDIVRLQVKNLVGCDDGAVVELWIRPDGEIYGVQLVVPALPAG, encoded by the coding sequence ATGACCGACCCGATCGACGAGGGCGTGGCCCGGCGGCTCCTGGCGAATGCAGCGGCAACAGTGGAGGTGGTGGAGCACGCGCCGCTGACGCTCACGGGCATGCCCGATCCGGACGCCCTGCATCGGCGGCGCTGGGTCAGTCCGGTGGCGGCTGCGGCGGTCCTGGTGTTGGTCGTCGGCCTGACAGCGTGGGCGTTGGGCCGGCAGGCCGGTATGTCGCCAGATCCGGCTCCGCGGCCGACGGGTGATCCGGTGGAGACGGAGCACGCCTTTGAGGCCGGCCAGATGCCGTCGTACCTCGGCTTCGACCGGGCGGATGCCGTGGCCGACCTCGAGGCGCGCGGCGTCGAGGTGGACGTGGTCGAGCGCCCGACGGATTGCTCGCTGCGCGACGTCGTGGCTGGCACGAGCCCTGGCCCCGGGGCTCCGCTGCCGACGGAGAAGTGGGACTCCGTGACCGTGTGGGTGACGGCGCCGGCACGGACCGAGGGTTGCTACGACTCCTGGCTCGACGCCTGGAAGCTGCTGCGGTTCGCGCGCGGGTTGGGGCCGGCGCCGGAGTTCACAGACCAGGTCCGGCTCGCCTTCTGGGGTCCGGGGCAGAGCAACCGCAGTGTCACCGTCGACGCCGCTGACCTGACGGATCCGAAGGCCGCCGCCTGGACTGTGTGCGACGGCGCCACCTGTCACGCCGTTCCCGCGCTGCTCCGGGACCTCGCGACCCGCACGTGGACACGAGGCGGACAGGCTGTGTCGCCTGAACTGCTGGTCGTGGATGAGGAGTGTCCGGGCACGCACTCGTCCTTCATCCTGACCATCGCGGCGGGACGACCGGCCTGCCCGGGCCTGTCCGTCTTCTGGACGTACGACGGAGAAGGCCGCATCAACGTCATCTCGATGTCGCTGGAAGGCGCACCGGCCGCGTCGCCGCCGCCGATCGAGCCACCGACCGCTGGCCGGGCGCAGTCGGCCCGAGAGTTCCTCGCCTGGGCGCGGGGCAAGGACGACGTTCCCCGGTTCGCCGACCGGGTCCGCAACTTCCTCGCTGGGTTCACGTCCCCCTGGAACGACAGGCCCGAGGAGCGATTCGGCTGGGCCGGGTGCTCGGGTCTCGGGTACCCCGACTGCGGGATCGACCCGCTCGGCGCGCTGTTCCAGGAGAAGCGGGACATCGTCGTCGCAGCCGGGCCGGCGACCTGTTCGTGGCGGAGGGACACGACCCCGGCGTCGCTGCCGAAACGGTTCGCGCAGGCCGGCGACGACATCGTCCGGCTCCAGGTCAAGAATCTGGTCGGCTGTGACGACGGTGCGGTCGTCGAGTTGTGGATCCGGCCTGACGGCGAGATCTACGGCGTCCAGCTGGTGGTGCCAGCACTTCCCGCGGGTTGA
- a CDS encoding DUF4097 family beta strand repeat-containing protein: MSEPVTRVFDTPAPVHLYVENGSGRVVITTSDRTSTEVRVHGARAAEVTVLEEGDRVSVIAPKNRAGFFGGDQHLDIEIHAGEGSHLVAKTGSADLSVSGPLGDVRLKSGSGEAVLDQVDGALVIDTGSGNVKIAGASGDLKIRSGSGDVALNRSGGSASISTGSGDIRIAHARGPVVVKTGSGDLEIGEAESDVASTTASGDVLVRAARRGKITAKGASGDICVGVPAGTPVWTDVSTLSGRITSTLQAVGEPEPGVEHLELRATTMSGDIALIPA, from the coding sequence ATGTCCGAACCCGTCACCCGCGTCTTCGACACCCCCGCACCCGTCCACCTGTACGTCGAGAACGGCTCCGGCCGCGTCGTGATCACCACCTCCGACCGCACCAGCACCGAGGTGCGCGTGCACGGCGCCCGCGCCGCCGAGGTGACGGTCCTGGAGGAGGGCGACCGGGTCAGCGTCATCGCTCCGAAGAACCGCGCCGGCTTCTTCGGTGGAGACCAGCACCTCGACATCGAGATCCACGCCGGCGAGGGCAGCCACCTGGTCGCCAAGACCGGTAGCGCCGACCTGTCCGTGTCTGGCCCGCTGGGCGACGTACGCCTCAAGAGCGGGTCCGGCGAGGCCGTGCTCGACCAGGTCGACGGCGCCCTCGTCATCGACACCGGCTCCGGCAACGTCAAGATCGCCGGCGCCTCCGGGGACCTCAAGATCCGCAGCGGCTCCGGAGACGTGGCGCTGAACCGGAGCGGTGGGTCGGCGTCGATCTCGACCGGATCCGGCGACATCCGGATCGCCCACGCCCGCGGGCCGGTCGTCGTGAAGACCGGCTCCGGTGACCTCGAGATCGGTGAGGCCGAGTCCGATGTCGCGAGTACGACGGCCTCGGGTGATGTCCTGGTCCGGGCCGCGCGCCGCGGCAAGATCACCGCCAAGGGTGCGTCCGGTGACATCTGCGTCGGCGTACCCGCCGGCACGCCGGTGTGGACCGACGTCAGCACCCTGAGCGGCCGGATCACCTCCACGCTGCAGGCCGTCGGCGAACCCGAGCCGGGCGTCGAGCACCTGGAACTGCGTGCCACGACGATGTCGGGCGACATCGCCCTCATCCCTGCCTGA